Part of the Bacteroidia bacterium genome, AGCAATAACTTGCATCCTACCCATTAAATTTACGTTTTTAGATATGTTTCTAAATCCCCTGTATAAGTGAATGTCTTTAATATCCCACTGGTGGTTTGCTAAAAAATCTACTGCTGCACAAACCGTAGCTATATTTTCTGTTTGGTATTTACCTAATAAGCCCACTTCCAAGTCAGGATATATGCACTGACCACGATAAAAAACATTGTGTACAGCATGAGTAAAGTTAGCACGTTGATACACTGCAACCCAACTATCTGGCACAAAAAAAATAGGGCTGTTTTGAGATTGGGCTACTTGTATAAAAACTGTATCCGTTTCAGGATTTCTCTTTCCTATCAAAACGGGAATTTTAGGCTTGATAATACCTGCTTTTTCGTACGCAATTTGAGCTAAGGTATTTCCAAGTATATCCGTGTGGTCGTAGTGGATGCGAGTGATAATAGAAAGTTCAGGTTGTAGGATATTGGTAGCATCTAATCTACCGCCGAGTCCTGTTTCAATTACTGCTATATCCACTTTTTGATGTGCAAAGTAAGCAAAAGCGATAGCCGTAGTTATTTCAAAGAAAGTTGGTTTTTTGGGGCAGGATACAATAGCAGGATAAAGAAAATTGACAGTTTGCAGAATAAAGTCTTCGGAAATTGTTATACCGTCAATTTTAATTCGTTCTGTAAATGAAATTAAGTGGGGGGAGGTATAAAGTCCAGTTTTGTAGCCAGCTTCTTGCAGGATAGAAGCGAGCATGCTTGCGGTAGAACCTTTACCATTTGTTCCTGCAATGTGAATGCTTTTAAATTTTGTATGAGGATGATTTAGTTTCTCACAGAGGTATGAAATTGTGTCAAGGCTAGGGTTATATGCTTTTTTACCTTGGATATCAAAAACAGGCAGTTGACTTTGAAGCCAGTTTATACAGTCTTGGTAGGTTTGGAAGGTCATAATTTATGATATTTTATTTTTTGGGCGTGCCCTTGTGGGCGTTTCGCTTCGCTCATGCCCACAAGGTCGGCGTGCTGCGGGCTACGCTAACGCTTCGGTGCTACGCTTCGCTGCGCACCGTGCTGACGCACGCCCTCCGCATGCCTCACGCAATTTCTTATTCCGCTTCAACTACTACCCCCATAGAGGTAAATTTTTGTATTCTTTGCCGTACAAGAGTATCTATATCTATCTCTCTCAATTCTGCAAGTTGGTGTTTAAGCACTTTACGAAGGTTTTTCAACATACCTTTGGGATCTTGATGAGCGCCCCCAAGTGGTTCTTTAATAATCCCATCAATCAATTTAAGCTCTAACATATCTTTTGCTGTCAAACGAAGCGCTTCTGCGGCTTGTTCTTTGTAGTCCCAACTACGCCACAAAATACTAGAACAAGACTCAGGTGAAATAACTGAATACCAAGTATTCTCCAACATAAACACTCTATCGCCCACACCTATGCCCAACGCTCCCCCCGAAGCACCTTCCCCAATTACTACACAAATAATAGGCACACGCAAAGTAGACATCTCAAACAAATTGCGGGCTATTGCTTCCCCTTGTCCGCGCTCTTCGGCTTCAATTCCTGGATATGCCCCAGGAGTATCAATAAAGGTAATGACAGGCTTATTAAATTTTTCAGCAAGTTTCATTAAACGAAGTGCCTTTCGGTAGCCTTCGGGATTAGCCATGCCAAAGTTGCGGTATTGCCTTTGCTTAGTATCACGCCCTTTTTGATGACCAATAAACATCACAGTTTGTCCCTCAAATGTCCCCAAACCTCCTACTATAGCCTTATCATCTCTGACGTGTCTATCCCCATGTAGCTCTACAAAATCACTGCATAAACCATAGATATAGTCTAATGTGTAAGGTCTGTCAGGATGGCGAGAAAGTTGTACGCGCTGCCAACGAGTTAAATTCTGATAAGTATTTTTTTTCAGTTGTAAAATCTTAGCCTCTAACTCCTTAATCGGTCCTGATATGTCCAACTTACTTTCTTCAGCCATTTTTTTCATTAAGGTAAGCTTTTCTTCTAGCTCAATAATTGGCTTCTCAAAGTCTAAAATTACGCTAGACATACAAATGCAAAAATAGAAAATAATGAAGCAACTTAAATCCAAATAAACTCTTCAATTTTTTATTTCATTGTTGACATTTTGTTGCATTTTGAGTATGATTGCAGTACTATGTATAAGAAAGCTGTCATTTTATTTCTGTTACTTCTATCCGTACATTTGGTACATGCTCAAATAGCTGTAGCCAAATTGTGGTCTATGAAAGCTAATCCCACTCTCAATAGTATCAACGGAGTAGCTTTCAAAGCAGATGGTTGGAAAATTTAGCAGAACAAATTGCAATTTTCCGTCCACACGCATGTTTGTAGGGATAGTCAAAATCTTCTGACCAAGATAGCCCAAAAGCAAATCACAAGTAAGACCTGTTTAATATACTATCCGTATTTTTGGAAATCCAAACACATATCAACACACTAATAAGTAACAATAAACTACCCAAAATAGGCTGTATATACCGATACTCCAAAGGATGCAACACAACATTGATAACAAGATAGACCCATACAAAATGAAATATAGGCTGAATTGACCTCACAAAAACAAGCTTTTTGATTATAGCTATCAGAAACAAACTCAATAGCCCTATTTTAACTACACTATGCCATACATACAAAAATGAATTGAGTTTGTAAGTTTTTGCCGATGGATGTAAACTGGCAATTTGCGAAGGAACAAGGTAAGTAATATCGTTAGGTGTAAATAAAGCCAAAAACCACTCTTTAAGATTAGGTATAATGTATCCTTTGACAAACGTTGCAGGATAATGAATAACAATTTGCCAGCCTACCCTACCTAAAACACGATTAACTTCTACAATAGCCAAGCGGTAATCTTTACCTTGACTCATTACACTTTGAAGGTACACTTGCACAAAACTGCTATCTTCGAAAATGCGGTTATCATTTTGCTCAAAGCTAAATTCGTTCATATTTCTACCGTACATTTTGATTAAAACCGCATTAACTGCTTCATCCTGCGTAATAAACTTATCTTTTTTCAGTACAGGAGTAACCACAGAAGCGTTATTCCAAAGTAAAATTCCCTTAAAAATATCAGTTTCAAAAGTACCATAACGCCAGTAGTATAAACTTCCTGTGCTGATATAAAAAATTCCATATACTGCTATACTTCCAAGAATGTACTGATAACGAGCAGTATACAAACCATATCCGAATAGTAGTATCACGCTGATTAGGGCTACAGGCTTAAAGTACAGCCCTATTCCAATCAAAATCAATAGTAAATAAAAAAATTTCTTTTGTTTATATTTTAGGTAAAGTTGCCATACATACCATTGGGCAAAAAAGAAAGTCAGCAGTAAGCTTTCTACCATTAAGCAGATATTATAGTAAATTTGCTGCGGTTCAATATGAAGAATAGCCCAAATAAGCAAAGTTTTTTTCAAGTTGAGTTGATATTCTTTTTGTAAAAAACAGATAATCAAGCCTATAATAGTACTTCTGCTGATAATTTGAACAAAAATAGGTACCCATAAGTATTTTGCACCTATACCAAAGACAAATAAAAATGCAGGATAGCCTATAGGTTTGCAAAATGATAAAGATTGTGTTTGAGCTAACTCTACAAAAGCAGGGCTGTCTAACTCTACCCAAAAACCTCGTGTGATTATCAGCACTAAGGCATGAAGTAGCAGAGATAATAACGCATAAGGTATCCATTTTTTAGAGTAGGTCATTATCTACAAAGCTGAACGTTTCTTTGTATGTTACAATAATGTGGTCTAATACATTGACATCCATCAATTTTGCAGCATCTTTGATTTTTTTAGTTAGCATAATATCTTCGTTACTCGGTTGTGGATTACCAGAAGGGTGATTATGGACTAAAATCATGGCACTAGCGCTAGCTTGCAAAGCATATCTTAAAATTACCCTTACATCTACTACGGTAGATGAGAATCCACCTTGGCTAATTTCTTTGGAAAGTACTACGGCATTTGCTCTGTTAAGGTAGATAACATAAAAGTATTCCACGTTACTATCTGCGTACAAGTTAGGAAAATGAGATTGAATGTATTCCTTAGCATGTTCTACGCCTTTAATGTGTAACAGAGTACGGTTACGTATTTCTTGTTCTCTTCGTTTAGCTAGTTCAAAAACAGCGTTGAGCATTTTAGCTTTGGCTTCTCCCAAGCCTGATATTTGAGTAAGTTCCTGCCAGGAAGCATTTCCCAAATGAAATAATCCTTCATAATAGTGTAAAATTTCATTGCACAGACTAAGTACATCTTTACCTTTTGTGCCTGAACCTAAAATAATAGCTAAAAGTTCGGCATCAGTTAATTTATCTGCGCCCAGCAGACCCATTTTTTCTCGGGGAAGCGTAGATTTTTCTCTCTCCTTGAAGCGATTTGAGTTATTTTTTTTCATTTTTATTTGGGCTAGAGTGAGTAGTTTTGGCTTTTACTTTTTTGTTAAAGCCGTATGGGCAGTGTTTGCAGCCATTCAAGCAGCAGTAACCTCGCTTGAGGTGATATTTTTCTGTAAATACAATGTATCCTTGCTCATTGATGTAGTAATCTTCGGGTTCTAGGGAAGTGTTCATATTGACAAAAATACTAAAAAAATTGTAGTTTTAACTTAAAGCAGGGCTTTATTCTTTTTGGAGCATGCCCAAAAAATTAAAATTTAACCTTACTGTTTTAGAAAGAAACCGCTAAGCTGGTAGTCATAAAGTAGTAGGTATGTGTAGGTTTTGTTCGCAATAGAAATATAGCATCCTTACTGTAAAAACTACGTGCCTCTATGCGGAAGATTGTATTTTTGTACAAGGAATAGTCAAAATTTAGCGAATAGCCAAAAGTTTGAAAGCCGTTCGGCGTATGAGTGAAAATAGTAACTTGTTTATCGTCAAAATAGTATTCTACCCTTGCTGCAATACTGCTATGGTCTGAAAAAGTATACTTTGAAACTATACTCCACGAGTACCAAAGATTGTAGTTGCTACTATTTTTGCTTTTTTGCTGCACTCCTATGTCAAAGCTGATAATACACCCCAAACGTTTAGTAAGATAAAATTGTGTGTAAAAGTCATGAAAATATCGCATTTTTCGCAAGCTATCAGGTTCTAAACTTCCTACAAATGTGCTACTATTGACTACAAAGTCATTTTTACCTGTGTACATAACTTGATGTCCCCATGCAGGTGTAAAATTACCTGACAAGCGTTGAATTCGCTGCCAACCGTTGAGATATAAAAAACAGATAAGCCATTTTTGGTTCGGTGTGCGGTAAGATAACTTTGCCCCACTTTCATAGTAAGGCGTATTTTCCGCAGTAATTCCCCGAGTTAAATTCCAGCAGTTTTTACCTATGGCACTCTCAAAGCCAATATGCGAACTAAATATTCCTGCATCTATCCAGATGTCCCTCAAATTCAAAAGTTTCAAACCTGCGTATGCTTCAAAAATATTTTTGAGCAAATCGGGTTCGTGGGCTAAATTTACATTGGCGTACGTACCTACCATCAGTCCTAGTTGAGTTCTAGTCTTTGTTGTATTGTAACCTGCTTGAATCAAACCTATATTGATATTGAGTTCATTATTCCTATTGTAGGAACACAAAAACGGAGGTTTGTCATTCTTGCCTGATGCGTTCAAATCATAAGAGTAGTATGTTTCTAAATATCCCTCAAAATGCAATTTTTGGCTGCTATCTTGTTGTGCGAGTAAATTGAATAAACTTGTATTTGTTACAAAGACCGAAAAGCACAAAAGTACAAAGTGTGTCCTTTTCATGCAGGATACAATTTAGAAAAAAGTCATATATTTGTACAAATTATGAAAGTCATATACGCTTGTATTGTCCTGGTGGGTTTTGTAATAGTAGCGGGATGTGGCATTTCTAACATTACTCCTGGTGATGGCAAACCCGAAATTACATTTGAAGAGATTCAACCGAGTAGAGTGAAGGATTACCTTGTACATGGACCGAATGTAGTGGAAATTACAATAGGTTTTAGCGATCCTGATGGAGATTTGGGGAGTGATAGCTGTTTAGTTGTCAAAGCTTTGCGTACGCCAAGTTCGTTGGACCCCACGGGCGGAGTTTCTAAATATAGTGTACCAAACTTGAGTCCAAGAGCAGGTTCTAAAAGCATAAAAGGAAAGATAAAGATACGCATAGACAATCTTTTTATCACTACTTTGGATACTGTGCAAACTTTTCCTTACGAAATATACATTGTTGACCAAAGTGGAAATAAAAGCAATGTGATAACCACTAGCCCTGTAACGATTAGC contains:
- a CDS encoding DUF5522 domain-containing protein — its product is MNTSLEPEDYYINEQGYIVFTEKYHLKRGYCCLNGCKHCPYGFNKKVKAKTTHSSPNKNEKK
- a CDS encoding porin gives rise to the protein MCFSVFVTNTSLFNLLAQQDSSQKLHFEGYLETYYSYDLNASGKNDKPPFLCSYNRNNELNINIGLIQAGYNTTKTRTQLGLMVGTYANVNLAHEPDLLKNIFEAYAGLKLLNLRDIWIDAGIFSSHIGFESAIGKNCWNLTRGITAENTPYYESGAKLSYRTPNQKWLICFLYLNGWQRIQRLSGNFTPAWGHQVMYTGKNDFVVNSSTFVGSLEPDSLRKMRYFHDFYTQFYLTKRLGCIISFDIGVQQKSKNSSNYNLWYSWSIVSKYTFSDHSSIAARVEYYFDDKQVTIFTHTPNGFQTFGYSLNFDYSLYKNTIFRIEARSFYSKDAIFLLRTKPTHTYYFMTTSLAVSF
- a CDS encoding bifunctional folylpolyglutamate synthase/dihydrofolate synthase — protein: MTFQTYQDCINWLQSQLPVFDIQGKKAYNPSLDTISYLCEKLNHPHTKFKSIHIAGTNGKGSTASMLASILQEAGYKTGLYTSPHLISFTERIKIDGITISEDFILQTVNFLYPAIVSCPKKPTFFEITTAIAFAYFAHQKVDIAVIETGLGGRLDATNILQPELSIITRIHYDHTDILGNTLAQIAYEKAGIIKPKIPVLIGKRNPETDTVFIQVAQSQNSPIFFVPDSWVAVYQRANFTHAVHNVFYRGQCIYPDLEVGLLGKYQTENIATVCAAVDFLANHQWDIKDIHLYRGFRNISKNVNLMGRMQVIAQKPLIIADIAHNVEGIQAVIESLLPYGRIHAVIGILQDKDVKNMLAQFPANTEFYMITASSSRALDSQKLVFLAKELGYSAKAYSDIQSAVHEAKKQVQDNEVIYIGGSNYVVSQAIGQSLK
- the radC gene encoding DNA repair protein RadC, with amino-acid sequence MKKNNSNRFKEREKSTLPREKMGLLGADKLTDAELLAIILGSGTKGKDVLSLCNEILHYYEGLFHLGNASWQELTQISGLGEAKAKMLNAVFELAKRREQEIRNRTLLHIKGVEHAKEYIQSHFPNLYADSNVEYFYVIYLNRANAVVLSKEISQGGFSSTVVDVRVILRYALQASASAMILVHNHPSGNPQPSNEDIMLTKKIKDAAKLMDVNVLDHIIVTYKETFSFVDNDLL
- a CDS encoding acetyl-CoA carboxylase carboxyltransferase subunit alpha, with the protein product MSSVILDFEKPIIELEEKLTLMKKMAEESKLDISGPIKELEAKILQLKKNTYQNLTRWQRVQLSRHPDRPYTLDYIYGLCSDFVELHGDRHVRDDKAIVGGLGTFEGQTVMFIGHQKGRDTKQRQYRNFGMANPEGYRKALRLMKLAEKFNKPVITFIDTPGAYPGIEAEERGQGEAIARNLFEMSTLRVPIICVVIGEGASGGALGIGVGDRVFMLENTWYSVISPESCSSILWRSWDYKEQAAEALRLTAKDMLELKLIDGIIKEPLGGAHQDPKGMLKNLRKVLKHQLAELREIDIDTLVRQRIQKFTSMGVVVEAE